In Rheinheimera sp. MM224, one DNA window encodes the following:
- the trmB gene encoding tRNA (guanosine(46)-N7)-methyltransferase TrmB: protein MTHPEQPNTEPQDDELQENKYLRRIRSFVLREGRLTKGQQRSLDLFWPTMGLEHQATPYDMKAVFGREADLVLEIGFGMGKSLVQMAKAAPDKDFIGIEVHKPGVGACLGEAETEGVKNLRVFEHDAIEILNDSIADNSLSTVQLFFPDPWHKKRHHKRRIVQAEFAQLLRRKLKIGGVFHMATDWENYAEHMLEVMKVAEGYSNLSETNDYVPRPEHRPLTKFENRGVNLGHGVWDLMFKKVD, encoded by the coding sequence CCCACCCGGAACAACCAAACACAGAGCCACAGGACGATGAGCTTCAGGAAAACAAATACCTGCGCCGTATCCGTAGCTTTGTTTTAAGGGAAGGTCGTCTGACCAAAGGCCAGCAGCGCAGTTTAGATTTATTCTGGCCCACTATGGGTCTTGAGCATCAGGCCACGCCTTACGATATGAAAGCAGTCTTTGGCCGTGAAGCCGACTTAGTGCTGGAAATTGGTTTTGGCATGGGCAAATCTTTGGTGCAAATGGCTAAAGCTGCACCGGATAAAGACTTTATTGGTATCGAAGTACATAAACCAGGTGTAGGTGCTTGTTTAGGTGAAGCCGAAACTGAAGGCGTAAAAAACCTGCGTGTGTTTGAACACGATGCCATCGAAATTTTAAACGACTCTATTGCCGACAACAGCCTAAGCACAGTGCAACTGTTTTTCCCTGATCCATGGCATAAAAAACGTCACCATAAAAGACGTATTGTTCAGGCTGAGTTTGCCCAGTTATTACGCCGCAAGTTAAAAATCGGTGGTGTATTTCATATGGCAACTGACTGGGAAAACTACGCTGAACATATGCTGGAAGTGATGAAAGTTGCCGAAGGTTACAGCAACCTGTCAGAAACCAATGACTATGTGCCACGCCCTGAGCATAGACCTCTGACTAAATTCGAAAACCGTGGTGTTAATTTAGGCCATGGCGTTTGGGATCTGATGTTTAAGAAGGTTGATTAA